Proteins co-encoded in one Arthrobacter alpinus genomic window:
- the lspA gene encoding signal peptidase II, which translates to MSENSLPATAPAAKPRRHYWWIWLCVGAFAYVCDQLTKWWVSSTMEIGEKIPVIPGVLQWYHILNSGAAFSIGENFTWVFTIIMACVSVAIVIFSRRIASIWWAIGLGLVLGGALGNLTDRLLRPPSFAMGHVVDFISFPNFAIFNMADMAVVGGVIVICLLTLLGIGMDGSKAEASTSGKASDDAATEAKTPDAQNSDNEERND; encoded by the coding sequence ATGAGCGAGAACTCTTTGCCGGCTACGGCACCCGCTGCCAAGCCCCGCCGCCACTATTGGTGGATCTGGCTCTGCGTTGGCGCCTTTGCCTACGTATGTGACCAGCTCACCAAATGGTGGGTGAGCTCCACCATGGAAATTGGGGAGAAGATCCCCGTCATTCCAGGGGTGTTGCAGTGGTACCACATCCTCAATTCCGGTGCTGCCTTCTCCATTGGTGAGAACTTCACGTGGGTTTTCACCATCATTATGGCGTGCGTTTCCGTCGCAATCGTGATCTTCTCGCGCAGGATTGCCTCCATCTGGTGGGCTATTGGCTTGGGGCTGGTCTTGGGTGGCGCCCTCGGTAACCTGACAGACCGGCTGTTGCGTCCGCCGTCGTTCGCCATGGGGCACGTGGTTGACTTCATTTCCTTCCCCAACTTCGCCATCTTCAACATGGCAGATATGGCCGTGGTGGGCGGGGTCATTGTGATCTGCCTTTTGACCCTGTTAGGCATCGGCATGGACGGCTCCAAGGCAGAGGCGAGCACGTCCGGCAAGGCGAGCGACGACGCGGCCACGGAAGCGAAGACTCCAGACGCACAGAATTCAGATAACGAGGAACGCAATGACTGA
- a CDS encoding DivIVA domain-containing protein — protein sequence MALTPEDVVNKRFQPTKFREGYDQDEVDDFLDEIVVELRRLHQENDELRKQLADGGSNTAAAPAPVAPLLAKEPEPAKAEPVVVEPEVKEPVKAPEPVVEEKVEAAPAPAAPLSSAQSASGVIALAERLHDEYVNAGVEQRDKIIAEAQIEASTLVNDAQEKSRKTLGALEQQRSVLERKVEQLRGFERDYRSRLKSYIEGQLRDLDARGSVAAPDFTESSLES from the coding sequence ATGGCGCTTACGCCAGAAGACGTTGTCAACAAGCGGTTCCAGCCGACAAAGTTTCGTGAAGGCTATGACCAGGACGAAGTCGACGATTTTCTTGACGAGATCGTCGTCGAGCTTCGCCGACTCCATCAGGAAAACGACGAGCTGCGCAAGCAGCTCGCAGACGGTGGTTCCAACACCGCAGCAGCTCCGGCTCCCGTAGCCCCGCTGCTGGCCAAGGAACCCGAGCCGGCCAAGGCCGAGCCCGTTGTCGTTGAGCCTGAGGTCAAGGAGCCCGTCAAGGCTCCGGAACCCGTTGTTGAAGAAAAGGTAGAGGCAGCGCCTGCTCCGGCAGCTCCGCTTTCCTCCGCACAGTCAGCCAGCGGCGTTATCGCCTTGGCCGAGCGCTTGCATGACGAATACGTCAACGCAGGTGTTGAGCAGCGCGACAAGATCATCGCTGAGGCGCAGATCGAAGCCAGCACGCTCGTCAACGATGCCCAGGAGAAGAGCCGTAAGACGCTCGGCGCCCTGGAGCAGCAGCGTTCAGTCCTTGAGCGTAAGGTTGAGCAGCTTCGCGGCTTCGAGCGCGATTACCGCTCACGCCTGAAGAGCTACATTGAAGGCCAGCTGCGCGACTTGGACGCACGCGGCTCAGTGGCTGCCCCGGATTTCACCGAGAGCAGCCTGGAGTCCTAG
- a CDS encoding YggT family protein, with translation MTIVFALLYLLLLLYFLTLLLRMVFDWIQVFARDWRPKGAALVGASVVYRLTDPPLRKLRAMIPPLKIGAVALDIGFLLLLVAVGIGMSITRSFAG, from the coding sequence GTGACAATTGTCTTTGCTCTCCTGTACCTGCTCCTGCTGCTCTACTTCCTGACGCTGCTGCTACGTATGGTCTTTGACTGGATTCAGGTGTTTGCTCGCGACTGGCGCCCCAAGGGTGCGGCTTTGGTAGGCGCCTCAGTGGTTTACCGACTGACCGATCCGCCTTTGCGCAAGTTACGGGCCATGATTCCGCCACTTAAAATCGGTGCCGTGGCCCTGGATATTGGCTTCCTTTTATTGCTTGTTGCAGTCGGTATTGGGATGAGTATCACAAGAAGTTTTGCCGGTTAG
- a CDS encoding cell division protein SepF — MAGAMRKTMIFLGLADGDEHYDAEYAPTLPKEDTHADVFERDVAPAPTAAVEPAAPKAGDDEYRAPVTPIKRAASTREEAESLRQITTVHPRSYNDAKIIGESFRDGIPVIMNVTDMGEADAKRLVDFSAGLVFGLRGSIERVTNKVFLLSPSYIEVLGDDKKISDTQAAFFNQS, encoded by the coding sequence ATGGCTGGCGCTATGCGCAAGACAATGATCTTTCTTGGGCTCGCCGACGGTGACGAGCACTACGACGCGGAGTACGCGCCGACGTTGCCTAAAGAGGACACCCACGCAGACGTGTTTGAACGCGACGTTGCTCCGGCTCCGACCGCCGCCGTTGAACCGGCCGCACCCAAAGCCGGCGATGACGAATACCGCGCTCCGGTAACCCCCATCAAGCGTGCTGCATCTACCCGGGAAGAGGCTGAAAGTTTGCGCCAGATCACCACAGTCCATCCTCGTTCCTACAATGATGCCAAAATCATTGGGGAGAGCTTTCGGGATGGCATTCCTGTCATCATGAACGTCACCGACATGGGCGAAGCCGACGCCAAGCGCCTGGTGGACTTCTCCGCCGGCCTGGTCTTCGGTCTTCGTGGCTCCATCGAGCGGGTCACCAACAAGGTGTTCCTGCTCTCACCGTCCTACATCGAAGTTTTGGGCGATGACAAGAAAATCTCCGACACTCAGGCGGCGTTCTTCAACCAAAGCTAG
- a CDS encoding YggS family pyridoxal phosphate enzyme has translation MTSQDPRTLQLAERLAVVKARISAAQSVVAPSGSAPSGIATSGTGGPTLIVVTKFHPGADVLRLSSLGVADVGENRDQEAAAKSLEVASAGTAPLRWHFIGQLQKNKAKSVAAYAHSVQSIDRDSLIGALANAMARERDSSGRDPLECFIQVDLSEAYADLGNGAGPAAPSLGRGGAAPSDVLRLAEQIAGSPHLRLAGVMAVAPLGVAPAPAFELLAAISARLVAEHPNATGISAGMSHDLEAAMAVGATHLRVGSDILGPRPVVL, from the coding sequence ATGACTTCTCAGGACCCCCGCACACTCCAGCTTGCCGAACGCCTAGCCGTGGTCAAGGCGCGCATCAGCGCCGCCCAGTCAGTCGTTGCCCCTTCCGGTTCTGCCCCATCCGGCATTGCTACGTCCGGTACTGGCGGACCCACGCTCATCGTCGTGACCAAATTCCATCCTGGCGCCGATGTGCTGCGCCTGAGCAGCCTTGGTGTGGCCGACGTCGGCGAAAACCGGGACCAGGAAGCTGCTGCCAAGTCCTTGGAGGTGGCATCCGCAGGTACGGCGCCACTCCGCTGGCACTTCATTGGCCAGTTGCAGAAAAACAAAGCCAAGTCGGTGGCGGCTTACGCTCACTCCGTGCAGTCCATAGACAGAGATTCGCTCATTGGCGCCTTGGCCAATGCGATGGCGAGGGAACGCGACTCCAGTGGCCGGGATCCGCTGGAGTGTTTCATTCAAGTGGATCTCTCCGAAGCCTATGCGGATCTGGGCAATGGGGCTGGCCCCGCTGCTCCGTCCCTCGGAAGGGGAGGGGCCGCGCCGTCGGACGTCCTAAGACTGGCAGAACAGATCGCCGGATCGCCCCATCTGCGGCTCGCCGGGGTCATGGCGGTGGCTCCTCTGGGTGTGGCCCCGGCGCCAGCCTTCGAACTGCTGGCGGCCATCTCGGCGAGGCTGGTAGCGGAGCACCCAAACGCCACAGGCATTTCAGCTGGCATGAGCCACGATTTGGAGGCGGCCATGGCGGTCGGGGCGACACACCTGCGTGTCGGTTCCGATATCCTCGGCCCCCGTCCCGTGGTGCTGTAG
- a CDS encoding polyphenol oxidase family protein, with protein MFSAQQVRPGIWVGFTGTETGNLAFHVGDDEHAVILRRAALNAALSQTAGSPVSPAFMNQVHGNVVATISESASTGEVGDPAGSPVAEESSGEQPPTNGSSAFREVPRAAPTADAMVSTGAALAVMVADCVPVVLVGDTADGGVILAVAHAGRPGVEADVVGAVVASMRAAGAGSIEAWLGPSVCGQCYEVPETMRAAVARKVPASFATTSWGTPALDLPAAVLAQLGANNVSAHASGECTLENPEFYSHRRSMSDGSPEGRFIGFAVSSR; from the coding sequence ATGTTTTCCGCTCAGCAGGTGCGGCCAGGAATTTGGGTCGGTTTCACCGGCACGGAAACAGGCAACCTGGCCTTTCACGTTGGAGACGACGAGCACGCAGTCATCCTCCGGCGTGCTGCGCTAAATGCCGCACTGTCCCAGACGGCTGGCTCACCGGTGTCACCTGCCTTTATGAATCAGGTCCACGGAAACGTGGTGGCCACGATTTCAGAGAGTGCAAGCACTGGCGAGGTAGGCGACCCTGCAGGGTCCCCCGTGGCGGAGGAGAGTTCCGGGGAGCAGCCGCCCACCAACGGCAGCTCCGCGTTCCGTGAGGTGCCAAGGGCAGCGCCAACAGCTGACGCCATGGTCTCCACGGGTGCTGCTCTTGCCGTCATGGTTGCCGATTGTGTCCCCGTGGTGCTTGTCGGTGATACCGCAGATGGAGGAGTGATCCTAGCTGTTGCCCATGCCGGGCGCCCCGGGGTTGAGGCCGATGTGGTGGGAGCCGTTGTCGCCAGCATGCGCGCAGCCGGGGCCGGATCCATTGAGGCATGGCTAGGCCCGAGCGTTTGCGGTCAGTGCTACGAAGTTCCCGAGACCATGCGGGCCGCCGTGGCCCGGAAGGTGCCTGCATCCTTTGCCACCACCTCGTGGGGCACGCCAGCGTTGGATTTGCCCGCTGCCGTTCTGGCTCAATTGGGGGCCAACAACGTCAGTGCCCATGCCAGTGGTGAGTGCACACTAGAAAACCCCGAGTTCTACTCGCATCGCCGTTCCATGAGCGACGGTTCGCCTGAAGGGCGTTTCATTGGCTTCGCCGTCTCGTCCCGATAG
- the ftsZ gene encoding cell division protein FtsZ, with translation MAAPQNYLAVIKVVGIGGGGVNAVNRMIDVGLRGVEFIAINTDAQALLMSDADVKLDVGRELTRGLGAGANPEVGRQAAEDHQEEIEEVLRGADMVFVTAGEGGGTGTGGAPVVARIARSLGALTIGVVTRPFTFEGRRRASSADNGIEELRGEVDTLIVIPNDRLLSISDRNVSVMDAFRSADQVLLSGVQGITDLITTPGLINLDFADVKSVMQGAGSALMGIGSARGEDRAVKAAELAIASPLLEASIDGAHGVLLSVQGGSDLGLFEINEAARLVQEVAHPEANIIFGAVIDDALGDEVRVTVIAAGFDAPDAAPVATEPAATVVPPAPAAVPSSASVTNLNQWGQQSASHVPADGGFDVELPAIVEPDLTGHRSDDLDVPDFLK, from the coding sequence GTGGCAGCACCCCAGAATTACTTGGCAGTCATCAAAGTCGTCGGCATCGGCGGTGGCGGCGTAAATGCAGTGAACCGCATGATTGACGTGGGTCTGCGCGGCGTTGAATTCATCGCCATCAACACAGACGCTCAGGCGCTGTTGATGAGTGACGCCGACGTCAAGCTTGATGTTGGACGCGAACTGACGCGTGGCCTCGGTGCCGGCGCCAACCCGGAGGTTGGCCGGCAGGCAGCAGAAGACCACCAGGAAGAGATTGAAGAAGTCCTGCGTGGCGCTGACATGGTGTTCGTAACAGCCGGCGAAGGCGGCGGAACCGGAACCGGTGGCGCCCCCGTGGTGGCCCGGATCGCCCGTTCCCTCGGCGCCCTGACCATTGGTGTAGTCACGCGTCCGTTTACCTTCGAAGGCCGCCGTCGCGCTTCCAGCGCCGATAACGGCATCGAAGAGTTGCGCGGCGAAGTCGACACCCTGATCGTCATCCCGAACGATCGCTTGCTGTCCATCAGCGACCGCAACGTCTCCGTCATGGATGCCTTCCGTTCCGCCGATCAGGTGCTGCTGTCCGGCGTCCAGGGCATCACCGACCTCATCACCACCCCCGGCCTGATCAACCTTGACTTTGCAGACGTGAAGTCTGTTATGCAGGGCGCTGGCTCGGCTCTGATGGGTATCGGTTCGGCCCGCGGCGAGGACCGCGCCGTCAAGGCTGCGGAACTGGCCATCGCCTCCCCGTTGCTGGAAGCTTCCATTGACGGTGCGCACGGCGTGCTGCTTTCTGTTCAGGGTGGCTCCGATCTTGGATTGTTCGAAATCAACGAGGCAGCTCGCCTCGTTCAGGAAGTGGCTCACCCCGAGGCCAACATCATCTTCGGTGCCGTCATTGACGACGCCCTGGGTGACGAGGTCCGTGTCACTGTCATCGCCGCAGGCTTCGATGCCCCCGATGCTGCCCCCGTAGCCACAGAGCCTGCTGCCACCGTTGTCCCGCCGGCCCCCGCCGCCGTGCCCAGCAGCGCATCGGTGACCAACCTGAACCAGTGGGGCCAGCAGTCGGCATCTCACGTTCCCGCTGACGGTGGTTTTGATGTAGAACTGCCAGCTATCGTGGAGCCAGACCTCACCGGACACCGTTCCGATGACCTGGATGTCCCCGACTTCCTCAAGTAA
- a CDS encoding cell division protein FtsQ/DivIB — MAEPRKPRVIRTRKPATGAIPVVPAAGSAAEVPATQAPGSAGATGTVRGTSEKVAMLPVPLEDAKPTPRVARPAAVTRPTNSSKKTVPAPARAAQTKPAPKTTVSKSTVPKSTIPGKVVPRTSVPGKKTSAENSSAKATSERSPRGSAGRGSSAAGEAAVEGDGSAEAKVLAFPLPSYKRRRRTVLISVGAIVAVLVLVMGIALYSPALSVRTIEFEGNKLVSEDTLQAALAPVLSRPLPQVTGGDVSSLLKPVVQVKSSRIEARPPSTLVVHVVERVPVALLKNGSAYLLVDQDGVELGTTKDPAKAGLPLIDGGKAAIGKDTFQAMTGVLATLPKSILSQLANASAKSRDTVELKLIDGRSVIWGNASDMELKAQVLEALLNAPLPTVPAGKPAPVPAKVFDVSAPRHPVTR, encoded by the coding sequence ATGGCTGAACCGCGCAAACCACGAGTCATCCGCACCCGCAAGCCAGCCACAGGCGCAATACCTGTGGTCCCAGCGGCGGGCTCAGCTGCCGAGGTGCCGGCAACGCAGGCCCCCGGCTCTGCGGGGGCGACCGGCACAGTGCGAGGCACCAGTGAAAAGGTGGCCATGCTGCCGGTGCCTCTCGAGGACGCGAAGCCAACGCCCCGGGTGGCGCGTCCAGCAGCCGTGACTCGTCCAACAAATTCCAGCAAGAAGACTGTTCCGGCGCCGGCTCGAGCCGCACAGACAAAGCCAGCGCCCAAGACGACTGTGTCCAAGTCAACCGTGCCAAAGTCGACCATTCCAGGAAAAGTCGTGCCAAGGACGTCCGTGCCGGGCAAAAAAACTTCCGCCGAGAATTCGTCAGCTAAGGCTACGTCAGAGCGCTCACCGCGGGGGAGTGCTGGCCGGGGAAGCTCGGCAGCGGGTGAAGCTGCTGTTGAGGGGGACGGTAGCGCCGAAGCAAAGGTTCTGGCGTTTCCGCTGCCGAGTTACAAGCGCCGCCGACGTACCGTTTTGATCTCTGTCGGAGCCATTGTGGCGGTACTGGTCCTGGTGATGGGTATTGCCCTGTATTCCCCGGCGTTGTCCGTACGAACCATTGAGTTTGAAGGCAACAAGTTAGTTAGCGAGGACACCCTGCAGGCGGCCTTGGCCCCCGTCCTGTCACGCCCGCTCCCGCAAGTGACAGGGGGCGATGTCTCCTCGCTCCTGAAGCCGGTGGTGCAGGTGAAGAGCTCAAGAATTGAAGCCAGGCCGCCCTCCACCTTGGTAGTCCACGTGGTGGAACGTGTGCCGGTTGCGCTACTGAAGAATGGTTCGGCGTATTTATTGGTGGATCAGGACGGGGTTGAGCTGGGCACCACCAAGGATCCAGCCAAGGCCGGGTTGCCACTGATCGATGGGGGCAAGGCCGCTATTGGAAAAGACACCTTCCAAGCCATGACGGGCGTTTTAGCGACCCTGCCCAAGTCCATTCTCAGTCAGCTGGCCAACGCAAGCGCTAAGTCCAGAGATACCGTGGAGCTGAAACTCATTGACGGGCGGAGTGTCATTTGGGGCAACGCCAGCGACATGGAACTGAAGGCTCAGGTACTGGAAGCACTGCTCAATGCCCCGTTACCCACGGTCCCGGCGGGGAAGCCCGCTCCGGTGCCAGCAAAGGTGTTTGATGTCAGTGCACCACGCCATCCGGTCACCAGATGA